The Felis catus isolate Fca126 chromosome X, F.catus_Fca126_mat1.0, whole genome shotgun sequence genome includes a region encoding these proteins:
- the LOC123383390 gene encoding EKC/KEOPS complex subunit LAGE3-like: MERAPYTPGPGGDAAPGARGPGNRLLQFTLTIPFPSAMDAEIAHRFLTPNEELQEPVREELHVNGSILTVRLTADDPGQLQMSITSCLGQLSLVIRAMQIIMPPFFTKPQQ, from the exons ATGGAGCGGGCACCCTACACACCAGGTCCTGGTGGAGATGCCGCGCCTGGCGCTAGAGGTCCTGGTAACCGACTGCTTCAGTT CACCCTCACTATACCTTTCCCCTCGGCCATGGATGCGGAGATTGCCCACAGGTTCCTGACTCCAAACGAGGAGCTCCAGGAGCCAGTTCGGGAGGAGCTCCATGTGAACGGCAGCATCCTGACTGT CCGCTTGACTGCCGATGACCCTGGCCAgctccaaatgtccatcacctccTGTCTTGGCCAGCTTTCCCTAGTGATACGGGCCATGCAGATCATCATGCCCCCCTTTTTCACAAAGCCGCAGCAGTGA
- the LOC123383388 gene encoding cancer/testis antigen 1-like isoform X4: MAPEATRAPAVEVVRERSVPRPVRPRGSRRRHVLPSRAQLPCQGLADTLCRDPVGTAGPQPEGRGASRCSSTSYVTMPFPSPTEAQVAHQCLATQGQPQVGAVRKEFTVLGNVLIIRLTAEDPGQLQVSIASCLDQLSLLVWTMQRFVPPFFTLPEPGKRG; encoded by the exons ATGGCCCCGGAGGCCACGAGGGCCCCGGCGGTGGAGGTGGTGAGGGAGAGGAGTGTGCCGCGGCCGGTGCGGCCCCGCGGGTCGCGCAGGCGCCATGTGCTCCCGTCCCGGGCGCAGCTGCCGTGCCAGGGCTTGGCGGACACCCTTTGCCGGGACCCCGTGGGCACAGCGGGCCCACAGCCGGAGGGCCGGGGAGCCAGCCGCTGCAGTT CTACCAGCTACGTCACCATGCCTTTCCCGTCACCCACGGAGGCACAGGTGGCCCACCAGTGTCTGGCAACACAGGGCCAGCCCCAGGTCGGGGCAGTTCGGAAGGAGTTCACGGTACTCGGCAACGTCCTAATTAT ACGACTGACTGCCGAAGACCCTGGCCAACTCCAGGTTTCCATCGCCTCCTGTCTTGACCAGCTTTCCCTGTTGGTTTGGACCATGCAGCGCTTCGTGCCCCCGTTTTTCACATTGCCGGAGCCAGGCAAAAGGGGCTAA
- the LOC123383388 gene encoding cancer/testis antigen 1-like isoform X2 — protein MEATDRGAGGGAGGPEGQRGPGDPGVPDGPGGHEGPGGGGGEGEECAAAGAAPRVAQAPCAPVPGAAAVPGLGGHPLPGPRGHSGPTAGGPGSQPLQFYVTMPFPSPTEAQVAHQCLATQGQPQVGAVRKEFTTTDCRRPWPTPGFHRLLS, from the exons ATGGAGGCCACAGATCGAGGCGCAGGCGGTGGGGCCGGCGGTCCCGAGGGTCAGCGTGGCCCGGGAGACCCCGGTGTCCCAGATGGCCCCGGAGGCCACGAGGGCCCCGGCGGTGGAGGTGGTGAGGGAGAGGAGTGTGCCGCGGCCGGTGCGGCCCCGCGGGTCGCGCAGGCGCCATGTGCTCCCGTCCCGGGCGCAGCTGCCGTGCCAGGGCTTGGCGGACACCCTTTGCCGGGACCCCGTGGGCACAGCGGGCCCACAGCCGGAGGGCCGGGGAGCCAGCCGCTGCAGTT CTACGTCACCATGCCTTTCCCGTCACCCACGGAGGCACAGGTGGCCCACCAGTGTCTGGCAACACAGGGCCAGCCCCAGGTCGGGGCAGTTCGGAAGGAGTTCACG ACGACTGACTGCCGAAGACCCTGGCCAACTCCAGGTTTCCATCGCCTCCTGTCTTGA
- the LOC123378937 gene encoding EKC/KEOPS complex subunit LAGE3-like, with protein MEAADAAAGGEAGGAHNARDGQGGQEGQEGQGGGLGRRGHGHGLGGADAEAAVAGEAPRVPRPPHAPGPGGDALSTAGRPETRVHIFALGVPFPSQLEAEIACASFAPYRDPYGCLVGQQLTVFGSVLAIRWRAENPFLLRISIINFLDQLCVVIRTMQRFRFPVPAKPALAKGG; from the exons ATGGAGGCGGCAGACGCAGCCGCAGGCGGCGAGGCGGGCGGCGCCCACAACGCCCGGGACGGCCAGGGGGGCCAGGAGGGCCAGGAGGGCCAGGGAGGCGGCCTCGGCCGCCGCGGGCACGGTCATGGCCTCGGAGGCGCGGACGCGGAGGCCGCGGTCGCCGGCGAGGCTCCGCGTGTCCCGCGACCACCTCACGCCCCCGGGCCAGGCGGAGATGCCCTCTCCACGGCCGGAAGGCCGGAAACCCGAGTACACATATT CGCCCTCGGCGTGCCTTTCCCGTCCCAGTTGGAGGCGGAGATCGCCTGTGCGTCTTTCGCCCCATATCGGGACCCGTATGGATGCCTTGTGGGGCAGCAGCTCACTGTGTTCGGCAGCGTCCTGGCCAT ccGCTGGAGAGCTGAAAACCCTTTCCTCCTCCGAATTTCCATCATCAACTTTCTTGACCAGCTTTGCGTGGTGATTCGGACCATGCAGCGCTTCCGGTTCCCGGTTCCCGCTAAGCCTGCGCTGGCGAAAGGGGGCTAA
- the LOC123383388 gene encoding S-antigen protein-like isoform X3: MEATDRGAGGGAGGPEGQRGPGDPGVPDGPGGHEGPGGGGGEGEECAAAGAAPRVAQAPCAPVPGAAAVPGLGGHPLPGPRGHSGPTAGGPGSQPLQFYQLRHHAFPVTHGGTGGPPVSGNTGPAPGRGSSEGVHDD; encoded by the exons ATGGAGGCCACAGATCGAGGCGCAGGCGGTGGGGCCGGCGGTCCCGAGGGTCAGCGTGGCCCGGGAGACCCCGGTGTCCCAGATGGCCCCGGAGGCCACGAGGGCCCCGGCGGTGGAGGTGGTGAGGGAGAGGAGTGTGCCGCGGCCGGTGCGGCCCCGCGGGTCGCGCAGGCGCCATGTGCTCCCGTCCCGGGCGCAGCTGCCGTGCCAGGGCTTGGCGGACACCCTTTGCCGGGACCCCGTGGGCACAGCGGGCCCACAGCCGGAGGGCCGGGGAGCCAGCCGCTGCAGTT CTACCAGCTACGTCACCATGCCTTTCCCGTCACCCACGGAGGCACAGGTGGCCCACCAGTGTCTGGCAACACAGGGCCAGCCCCAGGTCGGGGCAGTTCGGAAGGAGTTCACG ACGACTGA
- the LOC123383292 gene encoding spidroin-2-like: protein MLPPPLPSSPTPTRRPPAGPRDTQTRAVRGAHRQGQARCCPEAPERGPRLDARDRAGGGQLAAGKCARLAPAQTQAWGEGRAGNSHVPVASPECSRGHRSPTVTSRVGGRSVRNQPPSPRGQRRPDPGSAGSVGTSSAGSVCAGALAIPDSLARRGAGLREACQGSQRSADSGRSVAVGSEEAGAAATRAPDDEAASPAPDDGAEEVAVTQAPDDDGADGAAVTRAPEGGAEDAGAGPQASDGGTDGHDPQLSPRGPGCQGNCSRHDGEGGPGSKGAVVEGACAPPLAERAPRALAPGGDAAPAAAAVTSSGLLELLTVSFRSPLEAEMARRALTTHVQRHRGLAQKELCVRGSALAVRWTTEDPICFRVSVNSFLDRLPLVIRNIRALGSRPPRRLGPGKGAEA, encoded by the exons atgctgcccccacccctgccatcatCACCCACCCCGACCCGCCGGCCTCCAGCT GGCCCCCGGGACACGCAGACCCGAGCCGTACGGGGAGCCCACAGACAGGGACAGGCACGGTGCTGCCCAGAAGCGCCTGAGCGCGGCCCACGCCTCGATGCCCGGGACCGGGCGGGCGGCGGTCAGCTGGCTGCTGGCAAGTGCGCCCGGCTGGCGCCTGCGCAGACACAGGCTTGGGGGGAGGGCCGGGCCGGAAACAGTCACGTGCCAGTGGCCTCACCAGAATGCTCTCGGGGACATAGGAGCCCGACAGTGACGTCACGCGTCGGGGGGCGCAGCGTCCGGAACCAGCCTCCATCTCCTCGGGGTCAGCGTCGACCGGATCCAGGCTCTGCCGGCTCGGTGGGAACCAGCTCCGCGGGGTCTGTCTGCGCAGGCGCCCTGGCCATCCCCGACAGCCTTGCGCGCCGAGGGGCCGGGCTTCGCGAGGCCTGCCAGGGGTCTCAGCGGTCGGCCGACAGTGGGCGCAGCGTAGCGGTGGGCTCTGAGGAGGCCGGTGCGGCGGCCACGAGGGCCCCGGACGACGAAGCGGCCTCTCCGGCCCCGGACGACGGCGCGGAGGAAGTGGCGGTCACGCAGGCCCCTGACGATGACGGCGCGGACGGCGCGGCGGTCACGCGGGCTCCCGAGGGTGGCGCGGAGGACGCGGGGGCAGGCCCACAGGCCTCCGACGGAGGCACGGACGGCCACGACCCCCAGCTTAGCCCCCGAGGTCCCGGTTGCCAGGGCAACTGCAGCCGCCACGATGGCGAGGGTGGCCCTGGCAGCAAGGGAGCAGTGGTCGAGGGGGCCTGCGCCCCTCCCCTGGCCGAACGGGCCCCGAGGGCCCTGGCCCCCGGTGGAGACGCagcgccggcggcggcggcggtgacCTCCTCAGGACTGCTGGAGTT GCTCACTGTGTCTTTCCGGTCGCCCCTGGAGGCAGAGATGGCCCGCAGGGCCCTGACTACACACGTCCAACGCCACCGAGGGTTGGCTCAGAAGGAGCTTTGCGTGAGGGGCAGCGCCCTGGCCGT GAGATGGACTACTGAAGACCCCATCTGCTTCCGAGTTTCCGTCAACTCCTTCCTGGACCGGCTTCCCCTGGTGATACGAAACATTCGCGCCTTGGGGTCCCGGCCTCCGCGGCGCCTAGGTCCGGGAAAGGGGGCCGAGGCCTAA
- the LOC123383388 gene encoding cancer/testis antigen 1-like isoform X1: MEATDRGAGGGAGGPEGQRGPGDPGVPDGPGGHEGPGGGGGEGEECAAAGAAPRVAQAPCAPVPGAAAVPGLGGHPLPGPRGHSGPTAGGPGSQPLQFYVTMPFPSPTEAQVAHQCLATQGQPQVGAVRKEFTVLGNVLIIRLTAEDPGQLQVSIASCLDQLSLLVWTMQRFVPPFFTLPEPGKRG; encoded by the exons ATGGAGGCCACAGATCGAGGCGCAGGCGGTGGGGCCGGCGGTCCCGAGGGTCAGCGTGGCCCGGGAGACCCCGGTGTCCCAGATGGCCCCGGAGGCCACGAGGGCCCCGGCGGTGGAGGTGGTGAGGGAGAGGAGTGTGCCGCGGCCGGTGCGGCCCCGCGGGTCGCGCAGGCGCCATGTGCTCCCGTCCCGGGCGCAGCTGCCGTGCCAGGGCTTGGCGGACACCCTTTGCCGGGACCCCGTGGGCACAGCGGGCCCACAGCCGGAGGGCCGGGGAGCCAGCCGCTGCAGTT CTACGTCACCATGCCTTTCCCGTCACCCACGGAGGCACAGGTGGCCCACCAGTGTCTGGCAACACAGGGCCAGCCCCAGGTCGGGGCAGTTCGGAAGGAGTTCACGGTACTCGGCAACGTCCTAATTAT ACGACTGACTGCCGAAGACCCTGGCCAACTCCAGGTTTCCATCGCCTCCTGTCTTGACCAGCTTTCCCTGTTGGTTTGGACCATGCAGCGCTTCGTGCCCCCGTTTTTCACATTGCCGGAGCCAGGCAAAAGGGGCTAA
- the LOC123383389 gene encoding LOW QUALITY PROTEIN: olfactory receptor 3A3-like (The sequence of the model RefSeq protein was modified relative to this genomic sequence to represent the inferred CDS: deleted 1 base in 1 codon) has translation MDSRLHTPMYDFLVNLSLLDTAYISSTGPQVLEHLLAAVRTVPYRACLPQIFFLHFLAPWECFLLTAMACDRYAAIGRPPHHLVLLGRRRTRAGMASTSRLLALADAFAHTVLAAPLRFCGPRLITHFSCGLPPLTRLSCSSTWASELAMFVFSFVVALAPRAPVAISCVRVVAAILRIHSADGRRKAFSTCGAHTTVVCIFYIAPVLCYILPSSACSGLRDRALPVLYVVLTPMLNPVIYSMRNKEVKRALFKALGKESAS, from the exons ATGGACTCCCGACTCCACACTCCCATGTACGACTTCTTAGTCAACCTCTCACTGCTGGACACTGCCTACATCTCCAGCACGGGGCCTCAGGTGCTGGAACACCTGCTGGCAGCAGTGCGGACCGTGCCCTATCGTGCTTGTCTTCCCcagatcttctttctccacttcctggCTCCCTGGGAGTGCTTCCTGCTCACAGCCATGGCCTGTGACCGCTATGCAGCCATCGGCCGGCCACCGCACCACCTAGTCCTCTTGGGCCGTCGG CGGACCCGGGCAGGAATGGCTTCCACCTCCCGCCTGCTTGCCTTGGCCGATGCGTTCGCCCACACCGTCCTTGCAGCTCCACTGAGGTTCTGCGGGCCTCGCCTCATCACCCACTTCTCCTGTGGCCTCCCTCCACTGACCAGACTCTCTTGCTCAAGCACGTGGGCCAGCGAGCTTGCCATGTTCGTCTTCAGTTTCGTGGTGGCTCTTGCACCCCGTGCCCCGGTTGCGATCTCCTGTGTACGTGTTGTGGCTGCGATTCTCAGGATTCACTCCGCTGACGGCCGAAGAAAAGCCTTTTCCACCTGTGGTGCTCACACCACCGTGGTCTGCATTTTCTACATCGCTCCAGTCCTCTGCTACATCCTCCCCAGCTCTGCGTGCTCTGGCTTGCGGGACCGGGCGCTCCCTGTGCTGTACGTGGTCCTCACCCCCATGCTCAACCCCGTCATCTACAGCATGCGAAACAAGGAGGTGAAGAGGGCTTTGTTCAAGGCCCTCGGGAAAGAAAGTGCCTCCTAG